From one Formosa sediminum genomic stretch:
- a CDS encoding prolyl oligopeptidase family serine peptidase: MFKFTYCLVLFFTLSLTSFAQKANQYQAAPKAATEDVYFDTVISDPYQWMENPKDPRLSIWMEAQDKFTSKIKNKYLKTIDLKAQLSAMYYGVKNKEVDRFTQKDSSLSGKYEFKFKVQNSNSNPNLLYRLRDRGNFLTLVDTKDYMEDRDDNILIRNYYVNEDYDILAVTLSHRGGDWQELYFFNLKNGQQLHGSLKNLRIGSQVIWDKMNLYYDAYTPPKAGQELLDRAEGQKLYYHKFGDSQDQDVVVLTSSDSSGVNTFRFKELDDKLFFNNIYKHKGKSYNALAVAKKDSIYLNLNNFLIYPKDEEITVNVEDAFGDKVVLYTNWGAPNGRVLLSDLSVPNKPIELVPEYDVRLLEVNRLGKDKIVCIYKNGNRDLALFFDLEGKLLNKIDFPEGKRVKGLYEYNEDATKTNFYVSSFYHPDLEYELSLKDLSFKPSVAVSVPYDPESLETRYVKYKSKDGTEIPMYITCLKDTKLNGKNPTLLYGYGGYGITVAPAFDESKALWLLHGGILAIPNVRGGGAGGSDWGKAGRRINKQNAIDDFIAAGEYLIAQNYTSPQHLGSNGGSHGGLLVSSAALQRPDLFNAVVAEAGPYDMLRFGKYTVGSVTTNIEEFGAVTDLNDFNNLISYSPLHNINAGVKYPNFLVMTGDSDDRVPPLHTYKFLATLQEKANPTSLYLMYVTPGKGHGSALTTNDWFDEVLYKYAFLYHFLKD, encoded by the coding sequence ATGTTTAAATTCACTTATTGTTTAGTGTTGTTTTTTACGCTAAGTCTCACCAGTTTTGCTCAAAAGGCAAATCAGTATCAAGCAGCTCCCAAAGCTGCTACCGAAGATGTATATTTTGATACTGTAATTTCTGATCCATACCAATGGATGGAAAACCCAAAAGATCCACGATTATCAATTTGGATGGAGGCTCAAGATAAATTTACAAGTAAAATAAAAAACAAATATCTCAAAACTATAGACCTCAAGGCACAATTATCTGCGATGTATTATGGGGTTAAGAATAAAGAAGTAGATAGGTTTACTCAAAAAGATTCTTCCCTATCTGGGAAATATGAGTTTAAATTTAAAGTGCAAAATTCTAATAGCAATCCTAACTTATTATATAGATTACGAGACCGTGGTAACTTTCTTACTTTGGTAGACACCAAAGATTATATGGAAGATAGAGATGATAACATATTAATTCGTAATTATTATGTTAATGAAGATTATGATATTCTTGCAGTAACTTTATCTCATAGAGGGGGAGATTGGCAAGAGTTATATTTTTTCAACTTAAAAAATGGTCAGCAATTACATGGTTCATTAAAAAATTTGAGAATCGGGAGTCAGGTAATTTGGGATAAAATGAATTTGTATTACGATGCATATACACCACCAAAAGCAGGTCAGGAGCTTTTAGACCGTGCAGAGGGGCAAAAACTATATTATCATAAATTTGGAGATTCGCAAGATCAAGATGTAGTCGTGCTTACAAGTAGTGATAGTTCTGGTGTAAATACATTTAGATTTAAAGAACTAGATGATAAGTTGTTTTTCAATAATATTTACAAGCACAAAGGAAAAAGCTATAATGCATTGGCAGTTGCAAAAAAGGATTCGATTTATTTAAATCTTAATAATTTTCTTATTTATCCAAAAGATGAAGAAATTACTGTTAATGTTGAGGACGCTTTTGGAGATAAAGTAGTATTGTATACCAATTGGGGAGCACCAAACGGTAGAGTATTGTTGTCTGATTTAAGCGTGCCTAATAAACCTATAGAACTTGTTCCAGAATACGATGTACGTTTGTTGGAGGTTAACCGTTTGGGTAAAGACAAGATTGTATGTATCTACAAAAATGGTAATCGAGACTTGGCTTTATTTTTTGATTTAGAAGGTAAATTGCTTAATAAGATAGATTTTCCAGAAGGGAAGCGTGTTAAAGGGCTTTATGAATATAATGAAGATGCCACAAAAACTAATTTTTATGTTTCATCTTTTTATCATCCAGATCTTGAATATGAGTTGTCTTTAAAAGATTTGTCTTTTAAACCTAGTGTGGCAGTGTCTGTGCCTTACGATCCTGAGTCATTAGAAACCCGATATGTAAAATACAAGTCTAAAGATGGTACAGAAATTCCAATGTATATTACCTGTCTTAAGGATACAAAATTAAATGGTAAAAATCCTACCTTACTCTATGGATATGGTGGATATGGAATTACAGTTGCACCTGCTTTTGATGAATCTAAAGCACTTTGGTTACTACATGGTGGTATACTTGCTATTCCAAATGTAAGAGGAGGAGGTGCGGGAGGATCTGATTGGGGTAAAGCTGGAAGACGAATAAATAAACAAAATGCAATAGATGATTTTATTGCTGCTGGAGAATATTTAATTGCACAAAATTATACTAGTCCGCAACATTTGGGAAGTAATGGTGGTTCTCATGGAGGTTTATTAGTGAGTAGTGCTGCATTACAAAGGCCAGATTTATTTAATGCGGTTGTTGCAGAGGCTGGACCATACGATATGTTACGTTTTGGCAAGTATACAGTTGGCTCTGTAACCACCAATATAGAAGAGTTTGGGGCTGTAACAGATTTAAATGATTTTAATAATTTAATATCCTATTCTCCATTACATAATATTAATGCGGGTGTTAAGTACCCCAATTTTTTAGTCATGACTGGAGATAGTGACGATAGAGTACCGCCTTTACACACATATAAGTTTTTGGCAACTCTTCAAGAAAAAGCCAATCCAACATCTTTATATTTAATGTATGTTACTCCTGGAAAAGGACATGGTTCTGCTTTAACAACTAACGATTGGTTTGATGAGGTGTTATATAAATATGCATTTTTATATCACTTTTTAAAAGATTAA
- a CDS encoding SusC/RagA family TonB-linked outer membrane protein — MNLKTKLTLMLVLIFNISLFAQDGYQLSGTVTDEGNMPIPGVNVLVVGTTTGAATDFDGKFELDVTTGDVLQFSYVGYIKQSVTITDQQTLNIVLAEDASELDEVVVVGYGSQKKSDITGAVSSVKSEDLTAFPVLNAEQALQGRAAGVVVQSNNGGEPGAPISIKIRGNTSINASSSPLIVVDGFVGASMPQANDIESMEVLKDASATAIYGSRGSNGVVLVTTKKGRSGKLVVELNSSYAINSISNELDLLNADEFADYQNQIRTNNGVSSPYVQGDADTDWQDLIYRSGSTQNHQLSFSGGTEKVNFYASANYFNQEGIIINSDFERATFLSNIDAQVTDKLKLGMNLFGSRGTKNGAATQSNGSVSAGGDDVITLAMRYAPDQGVYNEDGTYNYGNTVGDPVDNPYAVAKERIDETKTDDFRANFYANYDILENLTFKTTFGLSTENSTRGIYLPSVLTQTAGGDNGRASVETDRETSVLSENYLTYTKEIGKGNLTLLAGYSYQKTTSENFYSEATGFISDSFSYYGLSSATNVLTPDSSISVVEIQSQFGRLNYDWDDKYLITATVRRDGASNFAENEKYAIFPSGALGWKISNEDFLSDSETISNLKLRASYGVTGNPSIGAYESLARFETLYASSNGQTVSAITPEQAANPDLKWESSYQFNAGVDVSFLSNRISFSADYYNIDTKDLILTDNTITEYLGYTGDDILANIGQINNRGFEFAINSRNITNDNFSWSTDFNIAFNKNEVVSLANGADLFFDATPSYWSHDRSYVLREGEEVGLFWGYDYKGVYQGNDVPEGTATLAGGVAGDPLFADLDGSGDITEADRTTIGNPNPDYTFGFTNNFSYKNFDLSIFFQGSQGGEIFNLTDSQLTNGDANTTKSYYNNAWTATNTDTNDPRVGNNSNREVSSRFVEDGSYIRLKNIAIGYNLPVDVIEKFGLESLRFSVSAQNLLTFTNYSGLDPEVSYYGAGGDNNTSANTAQGFDFGNYPTVKSVNFSLNLKF, encoded by the coding sequence ATGAATTTAAAAACTAAACTAACTTTAATGCTGGTATTGATATTCAATATATCATTATTTGCACAAGACGGATACCAATTATCCGGGACAGTAACAGATGAGGGCAATATGCCTATTCCTGGCGTTAATGTTCTTGTAGTAGGCACTACAACAGGAGCTGCTACAGATTTTGACGGTAAGTTTGAATTAGATGTTACTACTGGAGATGTACTTCAGTTTTCTTACGTTGGTTACATCAAACAATCAGTCACAATTACAGATCAACAAACTCTTAATATTGTATTAGCAGAAGATGCTAGTGAATTAGACGAGGTTGTAGTAGTTGGATATGGTTCTCAAAAGAAAAGCGATATAACTGGTGCTGTGTCTTCAGTAAAATCTGAAGATTTAACAGCCTTTCCAGTATTAAATGCAGAGCAAGCACTGCAAGGGCGTGCTGCTGGTGTTGTAGTACAATCTAATAATGGTGGTGAGCCAGGAGCTCCTATTAGTATTAAAATTAGAGGTAACACTTCTATTAACGCAAGTAGTTCTCCTTTAATTGTAGTAGATGGTTTTGTGGGAGCTTCAATGCCACAAGCTAACGATATTGAATCTATGGAAGTTTTAAAAGATGCTTCCGCAACAGCAATTTATGGTTCTAGAGGATCTAATGGTGTTGTTTTAGTGACTACTAAAAAAGGTAGAAGTGGTAAATTAGTAGTAGAATTAAATTCTTCATATGCGATTAACTCTATCTCTAACGAATTAGATTTATTAAACGCAGATGAGTTTGCAGATTACCAAAATCAAATTAGAACAAATAACGGTGTATCTTCTCCATATGTTCAAGGCGATGCAGATACAGATTGGCAGGATTTAATTTACAGATCTGGTAGTACTCAAAACCACCAACTTTCATTCTCAGGAGGTACAGAAAAAGTTAATTTTTATGCTTCGGCAAACTACTTCAATCAAGAAGGGATCATCATCAATTCAGATTTTGAAAGAGCAACGTTCTTATCTAATATAGATGCTCAGGTTACTGATAAGTTAAAATTAGGTATGAATCTTTTTGGAAGTAGAGGAACTAAAAATGGTGCTGCTACACAATCTAACGGTTCGGTTTCTGCAGGTGGAGATGATGTGATTACTTTAGCAATGCGTTATGCTCCAGATCAAGGAGTTTATAACGAAGACGGAACATATAACTACGGAAACACTGTTGGAGATCCAGTAGACAATCCTTATGCCGTTGCAAAAGAAAGAATAGATGAAACTAAAACAGATGATTTTAGAGCTAACTTTTATGCTAACTATGATATCTTAGAAAATCTTACTTTTAAAACAACATTTGGTCTAAGTACAGAAAATTCTACTCGCGGTATTTACTTACCATCTGTATTAACACAAACAGCAGGAGGAGATAACGGTAGAGCATCTGTAGAGACTGATAGAGAAACTAGTGTGTTAAGTGAAAATTACTTAACCTATACCAAAGAGATTGGAAAAGGTAACTTAACGTTATTAGCCGGTTATTCTTACCAAAAAACAACTTCAGAAAATTTTTACTCAGAAGCAACAGGATTTATTTCAGATAGTTTCTCTTATTATGGATTAAGTTCTGCAACAAATGTATTAACACCAGATTCTTCTATCTCTGTTGTAGAAATTCAATCTCAATTTGGTAGATTAAATTACGATTGGGACGATAAGTACTTAATTACTGCTACTGTAAGACGTGATGGAGCTTCTAACTTTGCTGAAAACGAAAAATATGCAATCTTCCCTTCTGGAGCTTTAGGTTGGAAAATATCTAACGAAGACTTCTTAAGTGATAGCGAAACTATTTCAAATTTAAAATTAAGAGCTAGTTATGGTGTAACTGGAAACCCTTCAATTGGAGCTTACGAGTCTTTAGCGAGATTTGAAACACTTTATGCTTCTAGTAATGGACAAACAGTAAGTGCTATTACTCCAGAACAAGCTGCTAATCCAGATTTAAAATGGGAGTCTTCTTACCAGTTTAATGCCGGTGTAGATGTGTCATTTTTAAGTAATAGAATATCATTTTCTGCAGATTATTATAATATAGATACTAAAGATTTAATATTAACAGATAATACCATTACTGAATATTTAGGGTATACAGGAGATGATATCTTAGCTAACATTGGGCAAATAAATAACAGAGGTTTTGAATTTGCAATCAATTCAAGAAACATTACAAACGATAACTTTAGCTGGTCTACAGATTTCAACATTGCATTTAATAAAAACGAAGTAGTTAGCTTAGCAAACGGAGCAGATTTATTCTTTGATGCTACACCAAGCTACTGGAGTCATGACAGAAGTTATGTATTAAGAGAAGGTGAAGAAGTTGGTTTATTCTGGGGTTACGATTATAAAGGAGTATACCAAGGAAATGATGTGCCAGAAGGTACAGCTACATTAGCTGGTGGTGTTGCTGGAGATCCATTATTTGCAGATTTAGATGGTAGTGGAGATATTACCGAAGCAGATAGAACAACAATTGGTAATCCAAATCCAGATTATACATTTGGTTTTACAAATAACTTTAGTTATAAGAATTTCGACTTAAGTATTTTCTTTCAAGGGTCTCAAGGTGGAGAAATCTTTAATTTAACAGATTCTCAATTAACTAACGGAGATGCAAATACTACTAAGAGTTACTACAACAATGCTTGGACAGCGACAAATACAGATACCAATGATCCAAGAGTTGGAAATAACAGTAACAGAGAAGTATCTTCTCGTTTTGTAGAAGACGGAAGTTATATAAGATTAAAAAACATTGCCATAGGATATAACTTACCAGTAGATGTTATAGAGAAATTTGGTTTAGAATCATTAAGATTTTCAGTTAGTGCACAAAACTTATTAACCTTTACTAATTACTCAGGTTTAGATCCTGAAGTAAGTTATTATGGTGCTGGAGGAGATAATAACACATCTGCTAACACAGCTCAAGGGTTCGACTTTGGAAACTATCCAACTGTTAAGTCTGTAAACTTTAGTCTTAACTTGAAATTTTAA